A genomic segment from Biomphalaria glabrata chromosome 16, xgBioGlab47.1, whole genome shotgun sequence encodes:
- the LOC129923300 gene encoding thyrotropin-releasing hormone receptor-like, translated as MDLLARDQTTTYVPPNDVIKTSTPEMKVNYTIFCLYSVGSANEKLALQIMTCYANPALAIVGFGANMLCIEILRRSGLRKPSNIFLLSLVVADSMSQLQSMNFGEVLMFWGPDQKHSELCGWQYGETVDFFLFVSTVVIYVLGGLGGCVNTFVPVLITAERMIAVFFPITFKKIVTTKTAVIAAFIAYAVWIPWVLTFSTLYQFYRIPIYNKDYYSFVALGMKYFKNRPLYDLLNHYVFQVFSSWVPVAIVSVGCTFIGVKVFYTLRLRKRMTSKNISIHWSPRTTRTLLLTCLVFTVTNLSISFLNFYILSGFKQNIWFLIGSEITYFITLIGSSSNFFVYITSNRKLMKIFLDIVHFRKHTSAVF; from the coding sequence ATGGACTTGTTAGCCAGAGACCAGACCACCACGTATGTGCCGCCAAATGACGTCATTAAAACCAGCACGCCAGAAATGAAGGTAAACTACACTATATTCTGCCTGTACAGCGTGGGCTCGGCCAATGAGAAATTGGCGCTCCAGATCATGACTTGTTACGCCAACCCTGCCCTAGCAATTGTGGGGTTCGGCGCCAACATGCTCTGCATTGAAATTCTTCGACGCAGTGGCCTGAGAAAACCTTCAAACATATTTCTCCTGAGTTTGGTCGTAGCAGACAGCATGAGCCAGCTGCAGTCCATGAATTTCGGAGAGGTTCTGATGTTCTGGGGCCCAGACCAAAAGCACTCGGAACTTTGTGGCTGGCAGTACGGGGAAACGGTAGACTTCTTTCTGTTTGTTTCCACGGTCGTCATCTACGTCCTTGGGGGGCTCGGGGGCTGCGTCAATACCTTCGTCCCTGTTTTGATTACCGCGGAGCGTATGATCGCGGTTTTCTTCCCTATTACCTTCAAGAAAATCGTCACTACAAAGACAGCAGTTATAGCCGCGTTCATTGCGTACGCTGTCTGGATCCCATGGGTTCTCACGTTTTCAACCTTGTATCAGTTCTACAGGATTCCGATCTACAATAAGGACTATTATTCTTTTGTGGCGTTAGGGATGAAGTACTTCAAAAACAGACCTTTATACGACTTACTAAACCATTACGTGTTTCAAGTCTTTTCAAGCTGGGTTCCGGTCGCCATTGTCTCCGTGGGCTGCACTTTTATCGGGGTGAAGGTCTTCTACACCCTGAGACTACGTAAAAGGATGACTTCTAAAAATATCTCCATCCACTGGTCACCCCGGACAACTAGAACCTTGCTACTGACCTGCCTCGTCTTCACCGTCACTAATTTATCGATTTCTTTTCTGAACTTTTATATTCTGTCCGGGTTTAAACAGAACATATGGTTCTTGATTGGTTCAGAGATCACCTATTTCATTACATTGATTGGGTCTTCCAGCAATTTCTTTGTGTATATAACGTCCAATCGAAAGTTGATGAAGATATTTCTTGATATTGTCCACTTCCGTAAGCACACGTCTGCAGTGTTTTGA